A genomic region of Deltaproteobacteria bacterium contains the following coding sequences:
- a CDS encoding VOC family protein produces MPTPYLIASPASEAIDFYARVFGAREHIRLAMPDGRIGHADLSIRDGTLMLAYEFPEQGFASPKRLGGSPVELHLLVPDVDATHARACAAGATEKSAPENQVDGERRSSIVDLFGHVWLLATRREELAPDEIVRRFHAAMSKGEIT; encoded by the coding sequence ATGCCGACGCCGTACTTGATTGCGAGCCCCGCGAGCGAAGCGATCGACTTCTACGCGCGCGTGTTCGGCGCGCGGGAGCACATTCGCCTCGCGATGCCCGACGGCAGGATCGGCCACGCCGATCTCTCCATCCGGGATGGCACGCTGATGCTCGCCTACGAGTTCCCCGAGCAAGGCTTCGCGAGCCCAAAGCGGCTCGGCGGATCGCCGGTGGAGCTGCACCTGCTCGTGCCCGACGTGGATGCGACCCACGCGCGCGCGTGCGCTGCCGGCGCAACGGAGAAGAGCGCGCCCGAGAATCAGGTCGACGGCGAGCGGCGCAGCTCGATCGTCGATCTGTTCGGCCACGTTTGGCTCCTCGCCACGCGGCGAGAAGAGCTTGCGCCCGACGAGATCGTCCGGCGCTTCCACGCGGCGATGAGCAAAGGAGAGATCACATGA